The sequence below is a genomic window from Spirochaetaceae bacterium.
TGACCATCGACACCGCCACCGAGGCGAGATCGCGCACCATCGACTCCACGTCGCGGCCGACGTAGCCGACCTCGGTGTACTTGGTGGCCTCCACCTTGACGAACGGCGCTCGGCACAGTTTCGCCAAGCGGCGCGCAATCTCGGTCTTGCCGACGCCTGTCGGGCCGATCAGGATGATATTCTTCGGGGTAACCTCATCGCGCAACTCTTTCGGCAACTTGCGCCGGCGGAGACGATTGCGCAGTGCAATCGCAACCGCTTTCTTGGCTTGTTGCTGGCCCACGATATAGCGGTCCAGCTCGCTCACGATCTCGGTCGGGCTGAGCTTGTCCAGGTCGATGCTCATGACAGCTCCTCGACGGTGATTTCCCGGTTGGTATACACGCAGATGTCGGCAGCAATCTGCAGCGAACGGACCGCGATGTCGCGCGGGCTGTGGTCGGAGCTGTCCAGGAAGGCGCGCGCCGCGGCCAGCGCGTAGTTCCCCCCGGAGCCGATGGCGATGGCGCCGTGATCGGGCTCCAGCACATCGCCGTTGCCGGAGATGAGCAGCGTCTTGCCGGCATCGGCCGCCAGCAGCAGCGCCTCCAGGCGACGCAGCAGGCGGTCCGAT
It includes:
- the hslV gene encoding ATP-dependent protease subunit HslV, with the translated sequence MHGTTIVAVRRGTRVAMAGDGQVTMDATIVKGGARKVRAIADGAILVGFAGGTADAFTLFDRFEAKVKEFGGDLTRASVELAREWRSDRLLRRLEALLLAADAGKTLLISGNGDVLEPDHGAIAIGSGGNYALAAARAFLDSSDHSPRDIAVRSLQIAADICVYTNREITVEELS